ATATCCCAGTGCTTAGAAGACGTATTTCCAGTATTTACTTACATTAAATTCCTGCTACCTGCTTTCCTTGCTTTGCACCAAACCGCAACCAGGCCATTTCTCTGAAGCAGCAAAACTGGAATAAGGAGATGGCCACAGAAACCTCTCACCCCAAGAGCCATCCCTTCTGTCTCAACACATCCTACAGAATCTAAGATGCCCCCTCCTTGCTGGCCTGTCACACTGCATCACAGCCCTCTGTGAGTGTTTGCAGTGAGAGTCCGAGCAGCTCCTGAAGCTTCCTTTCAATGTTTTCCTTACAGATCTGTGATGTCAGGCTGTTTGCCTTTGATTTTACCGTGTGTGCTTCTGCACAGAACCATGGCCAACTTGCCACGTAGGTAGAAGTTCCCAGACAAAGTTCTGCCAGACGCCACTGCAGATGAAGGCTCTGTGGCAAGAGTGGCAATCGCGTAAAGGGGAAGGTGGTACAGGTGACTTTCAAAGAAGAACAGAAGCCGACTTGCAGATGATACTCAGACCGTGGTGGGGTTTCAGTGAAGCATGCACAAGGACCGCTGACTCACAAAGAGATGGAATACCCAAAGGAAAGCACCGACCCCAGAGCAATTGCATCCCACTACGGTACGCCAGCCCTGCTGCGGTTGTGCAGGATGTAATTAGCAACAGGACAGTGATGCTGccagaggaggaaggggaaagaaaaagaacagttcCTTTCATTGGGACTCGGTCAGTGGATCGTGCTCACGGGCTGCTTGAAATAACGTGCATTCACTATTGATAcatctgcatttgctttttcactGTCAAAGTAAATGCTGATGACGTCAAATTTAATCTTAGGAGACCCCACAGTAAAGATGTGAAAGTCTGAGGGCCAACTTTAGGGTTTGGTCCCCACCCACTCCGCATTTAAGAAACCTGCGTAGGGATCTTACGTTCTGAAAACGGGGATCTCTTGGGTCTGCggtgaggaggaaaggagagggaaaaaatgccTGTAAAGCGAGCCGCGGGacgctgcagctgctgcagtgcacagccGGCAACACTAGAGGGGGTGTAAGGAAAGAGCGAGCGGGGAAACCAAGGGCCGGGGATAACTGCGCGTCCGACTGAACCTGGTACAGAAACTTCGGGTACGAGCAGCGCTAAGAGCGGAGCTGCCTGCCTCGGAAGCTCCCGGAGCTCCACAGCGCCCAGCAAAGGCCCGGGCTGCTGGGACCTGGGCGAGGCCTGGCCTGCGTGTCCCACCTCAGCGCAGGGATGCTGAACGCACACGGCACAGCCCCGCCAGTCTCGGTAACTGCATCTTATTCGTGGATTAAAGAGGACGTGCCGTGTCAGCAGCACGGAGTACAGCACCTCTTTAATAAAAAGAGCCGAATGTATGCACAGCCTTCAAGTGGTCCCAGTGCTGACAGCAACCTACGCTGACAGCACCTACTGCTCTTTACAGAACGGAGTGTATTTGAGAAGGTCAGAAGTTAGCAGTGGGATGTGCTGCCATGCTGTCTCACACGAGATTttctcacagctgcagcacattCTGGATATGCAGATTATTCACTGCCTGCGACAACTGCTATTACAGAGTACAGGAGACAGAACCGTTGTTGCATTTGGAAAGGCAGAATGGAGGTGCGTGGTTGCTTCGTCGCAGGAGCAGGAAGGGCAGAGCGAGGCTGTGAGATGCTGTTAAGCCCTGAGGAATTTTACCCCGACCCCCTTTTCCCACCAACCAGCGTCGTTCCATCCTCCCTCTGGATCTTCCCTCACTCTGTGCACtaccccagcagcacaggcagcgcagctcctgctctgtgctgaagcGCGATGCTGAGCCCAGCTCCCCAAGCCCCATTGCAGCCCCTCACACCCATGGCAGCCTGCCCACAGCATTCATTTCCCCCGCTTTCCTATCCTGGTCCCCTGTGAACGAGCCAGGCTCCTGCTGATCACTTCATCCTCTTTATTAAGCCCGTCTCAGCGGAGaccattttaatttaattcaactTGATAGCCGAGTCTCAAATCCCCTGGACTCCCTCACAGCAGTACAATCTCCTGGTATTGGATACAAAGGCACTTTCTCACTGTTCTCATGCTTCCCCTTCAAATCGAAAATATCAAGATCCAATTTCTCTAAGCCAGCTTTTAGCTCTTGGATGTGTGCCATCAGTGAGCGCATAGCACTGAGCCCCAAAAGAAAGTGCTGAGAAGTGGCCCCTCCTCGTCAGAATACGTGACTGTATTTAAACACGTTAGGCAGGAAAGGGATAAAAAATGCCTTCCTACAACACAACTTAAAGTGCTCGTCAGCCGTATTGGCTGCATGTAGAGATGCTTTTAAAAGCTAATTAGGGAAATGGTAAGAAGTTTTGTTCATGTGAACCATCTTGTTGCTAAGTATTGCTAGAACTTGGAGTGCAGAGCACCCATCAGTGCTCCGGAGGCTGAATGGGCGAAGCTGCCCATGTAATTAAAAGTAAAACCAGAATGATGAACCATACAGGAAGAAATTAACGTGTAACTTAGAAACAGAACAACATGAACTATGTCTCTGACAGGCCAGTAATAACACTTTATTTCACAGCAGCAAGGCAAAACTTGGAGAAGGCTGTGATATCCCAGGTCACTGTTAGGTTGTGACTTCTCATGGGAGCCCTTCGGCACAATCCTCATCTGCAGCACTGTTCAACCTGGATGTGGGAAAACCTGTGAGAACATCTCTGGTTCTGGTAATAAGCCATGTTTCACATGTCCAGGGCAAAACGTcaaacccacacagcagagaTGGCGAGATGCTCCCAAAGATGGAAGAACAAACGACAGCTTTGTTTGCTCTGCTTCCTTTGCACCAAGTCTCCaaggcagaaatgcagcagcaaaattCATGAGAAAATAACTTGGTAAGCTACACGACATGAAAACATAAAGAAGCATAATCTacacatggaaaaaagaaaaagcctgtgTGTACAGCTGCATTGGTTAGTATGTTAGAGAGCCTTTCCAGGAAAACACATGCCCGCTGCTATCCCGACAGAGGCTCAGTGAACACCAGGACTGCCTTATTTAGGATGAATGAATGCCTTAGTCTGTAGCCACCCAAAATACCAAAGCAATACGGTCTGTTCATATCCAACTGTTTAACCCGCAAGACCTTCAGCAGCATGGCAACCTAGCAAAAGCCTGGAGTCACCAAGAGGAAACTCTTCATCTTGGAGGCAGAGAACACTCTAGCTTGGAACAGCTCTGGCTAATTTGGTTTCAAAAGATTTGGTGATATTGAAGTCATGTCTGGTCCTCAGCCAGGAGGACTCCCCAGATACAGCTTGTGATGAATGAAACTTGAACTTATTGcttgtgagctgtgctggaggaagAGCTCTGGAGAATAAATCATCTCACTGTGTAGAGATGAGCTGCAGCACGGCGAACATGAACGTATGTTACAGACTCAATTTAAGCTGCGCCTCATGGAAGAATAAGTCAACTAATTTTCTTgctaatgcaccccagaatcTACTGGGACCATCAAGAAGAGAGTGAATTAGGTCATTCTGGAATGCCTATTAGGACACAAAGTGGACTCAATCTGCAGTCTTTTCATTTACGACACCAACCAGACCTCCATTACCTTCTGTCCATATTAACCTGTTAAGATCACACAGTCTGGAAGGGACGTACCTTTATTTCCTGGCCACCCACATACTCTGGGCAGATCTATTTGCTATGCACAATTTGTTGCTGAATCAGTgattaaggaaagaaagatagTAACAGATTTTGACTTTCCGTTTAATCTGCAGTGAGTTAAAACCTCCTGGTCTTGTTAGAAACACAAATAGACACAGACTTTGAGAATAGAGCTCAAGCTTTTACAATTCATCAGCAACCATAAAGAACTGCCTCTAATCTTGAAGCCTTTACTGAGATGTTAGTTGAAGGCCCAAAAGCATTTCTTGTACAGCTTCCTTGTCCCTTTCTTTATGCAATGCTCAATTTTCCTGGGTAGAATTCAGATCATTCTCTGAGATACCAAAATTGATCCTAATGCACTGCACTCTCCTCTGAATGGCTGCAGGTTGCAAAGTGTCTTTGAAGGAGATAGAACAGACATGTCATGCAGTAGTCAAGCAAACGCACTCCCTGATTAATATGCAAGTTTTAAAAGTTCAGAAAATGTCAACATACTCCATAGGTGCGCCCTGTTCTTGGAAAGGTCCCTGTTTTGCTTGTGTATGAATGTCACTCTACAGGAATTTCATTCCAGCAGCTCTTCATAAACTCAAGTCAATGATTATATGTTCAAATATTTGTGTGTTTCCTTTAAAACTAGAGGCAAAGAAAAAATCTCTTCGGTCCGTTGACACAGCTGTGAAAGAACGTGGAGCTTGAACATAGATTTCTTTAAATAGCCTAAAGAGCTTTTTTTCACCATCCCACTGGTATATCTGGGAGAAGGTATAGTCACTTCCCAGGGCTAGGTAGTAATTATTCTTAAAGGAGAAGGGCTGCAGCGTCATGGCTCCTCGGGATGGAAGAGCCTGGATCTCCACAAACTGTTTGCTATTCCATTTCATAACTCTGGAGTCCCCAATGAATCTTGTGAGTGTTATATACAGGTTGTTTTGCATCCTGAAACTCTTCACAGCCAAAACATCTTCCATGTTGGGGATTTCACCATGCGGGACGAACTTCTTTGAAGCTTTGTTCCACTGGAGTATAATGGGAACCTGTGAGCGGCTAGAGAGGATCAAATGTGATTTCCCATCTATATCAAGAAACTCAGCATCGGTGTCCCTGAACCACTCGTGAAGGGACTGGTATGAGTAAAATCCTTTGTTATTCCACTTGTACACCGTTGACAAACCCGCTTTGGAGCTATCTGCTATgacaaaaaacatttcactgtCTATCTCAAAAAGCTCTATATCATTTGGCTTGGAAATGCGAGATACTTCAATATCCTGGAATTTGACAAACTTTGTCCAGCTCTCATCATACTTGTAAATGTGTGAGCCACCAAAGAGCTGTGCCACCACCACAAAGACTTGGTCACCAACAAGAATGGCTTTACATCCCACTATGGACTGACCTAacaaccaaagaaaagaaaagcacatacGTTAGCACAGTACAAAGCACCCTTTAAGCCACAGAAACATCACTGTATCACCCTCCACCCTTTTAAATCTTCATCTCATAATCCACCTTTTGCTATGCCCGGTCGGAGcttcttttcttgcttcctcCCCTCCAATAACTGGACAGATGACTTCAAATCACACCCCTCAAGGTGTACAAGTTCCTCTTCATCCAAAATACGCTTCCTTCCTCTGTCCAAATATGTGCTCCCTATTATCCAAAACAATTATTTGATCCAGTTTTCATCACTCAAAAGAACATCAGTTGTCTCTTGATTCAGCAAGAACTTGAAATTCTTTTATTCACAGGATATCTGTATTTCCAGTTTAActagagaaatgaaatacattctgtttttcctggttGAAGAGTCACAACCAACTTTTTGCTTCTACAAGCAGAAACACTGTGGATATAGCCTGGCAGCAAGATGAAGATAGTAGAACCACTTCTGCACAGACTCCTCTGTACTCGCTCTGCTGCAGTCATTCTAACAGACTCGTGTTGACATAGTAGCTGACCCCAACCCATTGCTGCTCCACAGCTGGTCTGTGATGAATTATCATCCTTCCAGAGCCAATAATGCTGGAGGGGTAGGATTCATCTTGAATACTGTAAGATATCTGCAGTGTAGAGAGGAACACTTGAGCTGATCATCCAGGCTCTCTCTGGTCTAATTTAGCCAAAGAATACTCTAGCAAAGGATTTTACCTAGCCTGTAGGTATCTCCTTTAGGAGAGGATAGCAACATCTATTTCTCTATGTGTTGAGTATAAATGCAATCTCAACAACTGGTTTAGGTCCATGAGCCCACACTGTAAAGGGCTAAATTCAGACTAGCGTATAGCTAGTAGCGAAACTGCCCACAGAGTGCATAGCCTGATCCTGAGCCCTGCAAATGCTCTTTAGGTTCCACAAAAGGCTCTTGGAATGCCTGAGCTTTCCAGCTCACTTTCACTTCAGAGTCCAGAGCTTTATCTGGGGCCTCCCAAGAATACAGGACAGTCATTTGAGAATGACACATGTTCTGGGTATGGGAGGTAGGGAAAAAGTCCTGAGGAGAAGTGTCTCCTAACTATGTCGTTCACAGCAAGATGAACCTTGGAAATGACTTCATTTCCAGAGCTCTTTTGGAGCTCTGCTAGCTACCTTCAGCCCATCTACTTCTTAATTAAATTCACTGCTACTTATTTTCCCCTCATCTAccaaaacacaatgaaaacctaaaaatgtaatttttttcacttccaaaACTTCCCGACACAGAAGCAGAATGTTGTTAAGTTTCCTAAGTGCTACACACAGCTGACCTGAACAAGCTGGTGCTTGCATCCTTTGCTGACACCCCAGAACACCAGAAGAGAACACAGCATACTCTGCTTCCAAAActcaaaagtgaaaaaaataatctgttatACCAAGCAaagaacaggaaggaaggaaggaaggatgctCCACAGATAAACTTAGCCCTTAAGTTTTCAGAACCAACAGGCTGAaacaggtggaaaagaggaTGGTGTAGAACCAAGCTCTAAAGACTGTTCCTGCTGCAGACTGTTCTCCTGGGCAGAATGCTTTAGGCAGCCCTACTTGAGCAAGGAGCTGCACCAAACGAACCAGGTGTCCCTTCCCATATCAgccattctgcagttctgtgactgAGCTCAGCACAGTACTGCTGGTGTCATTAGGAACAGAATGGTTGTTAGCATTAGAAAGTAACAAAGCATCAACATGGGCTTCTTATTTGGGAAGTAATCTGGCCAAATTCATGCAAATATAGCATTTTAGTAAATAGAAAGTAGAAACCGAAGCTTTACAGTACAACTGTTAAATTAACAGCCATGGTTTTGATATACCTAtgttctctgcagctgtgaaatAAGCCCAGCCTGTCTAGATGCACCCTTCAGACCTATTTCTTTCTATGTGAAGtagaatatttttatcttttttgttttgttttgcaatcaCTTTGGTAACAGCAAGGGCCCCCTTAACCTATCCTTTAAACTCCAGTGTGATTCAGGCAGCAAGTGTCTGAGCTGGGCCACCACGTTACATTCATAGGAAGTATTTCTGCTGTCAGAACAATTCACAAGTCCAGACCGAAAAAGCCCAGTCTGTGTGCTACAGCAAGGTTAAGCATGCATGTAAGAACAAGGTGCACTGCTCATTCATGTCCACATATTGCACACTTTAACTGGCTAATTTCAACACTGACGTAGGATGAAAACCAACTGGTTCCATCTATGAATCTCGCCCTCTTAGTGAACTGCCAATAGCTCCTCAACACTTAGAATCCCAGTGTTAATTACCTGTGATGTTGTCATAACTCCTGAAATTCATTTCGATATGGTCCCACTCAAGCACCATGCAGTTCTCCATGCTGGGCTGTGCAATGGCTACAAACACATCGTTTTTAGAGTTGAATGTATCCACTGACACTGACTGGTAGGGCAAAATCTGGTGAACAACAAAAtctaaaaaaaatgcattacaaCAGTTAGGATACGTTCTTGCTGAAAATACTAAATAAGTAGTTGCTGATTAcagacagcaaacagcaaattcTATATAAGCCTAAAATGAAAGTGTCAGTGCTCATGTTAGGCATGCAGCAACAGGGGAAAGCATCTTCTGGCTTTAAGCATCCTTAATCTGTCCTCTGGAAAGAGAATGGTAAAGGAGATCAAACAGGTAAATAATGCCAGAATTTGGATTTTCCAGCTAGGCTGGCTCGTATCCTTGAAATCAG
This DNA window, taken from Excalfactoria chinensis isolate bCotChi1 chromosome 4, bCotChi1.hap2, whole genome shotgun sequence, encodes the following:
- the LGI2 gene encoding leucine-rich repeat LGI family member 2 — encoded protein: MAGPLRLLALWAAALLLPPPPAASRRPPPRCAPPCSCWRESALCVGAAGAPRSLPAGLGSLSLVNGTFSEVKDRMFSHLPSLQLLLLNSNSFTVIRDDAFAGLFHLEYLFIEGNKIETISRNAFRGLRDLTHLSLANNHLKTLPRDVFSDLDSLIELDLRGNKFECDCKAKWLFLWLKMTNSTVSDVLCIGPAEYQDKKLNDVTSFDYECTTTDFVVHQILPYQSVSVDTFNSKNDVFVAIAQPSMENCMVLEWDHIEMNFRSYDNITGQSIVGCKAILVGDQVFVVVAQLFGGSHIYKYDESWTKFVKFQDIEVSRISKPNDIELFEIDSEMFFVIADSSKAGLSTVYKWNNKGFYSYQSLHEWFRDTDAEFLDIDGKSHLILSSRSQVPIILQWNKASKKFVPHGEIPNMEDVLAVKSFRMQNNLYITLTRFIGDSRVMKWNSKQFVEIQALPSRGAMTLQPFSFKNNYYLALGSDYTFSQIYQWDGEKKLFRLFKEIYVQAPRSFTAVSTDRRDFFFASSFKGNTQIFEHIIIDLSL